CAGAGCTGCCGAAGCTTCTTTCACACAGAGTCAGAGACATTGACTCTTCCTACTAGTTTAATCCATGCATCTACAAGATTCCTAGTAATCTCTATGAAACACTTGTTAAGAACAAGATTAAACATTTCATTAGCGTAATGCAATGACACCTTAACCGCTATACAATGGGACACACCTCTGTCTATAGATCAACATGTTTAATGAAAAATATTATAGATTGCGAACGATCTGGATGAACAATATCAAATTAGTTTATAAATCATCTAAAAACTCGATATTTAAAAGGTTTACTAGTTGCTTATATATGAGAAATGTTTAATTCTCCATATCACAATTACTTACTCACATCGAAGATCTAAAATGTTTGATTCTTGAGATTTAGAGAATGAAGCTTAAGCTTCTTGTTTCCTCCcggtttttgttgttgttgttgttgaagcGATCTGTTGCATACTTTGCCATAACATGTAAGTGAACTTCACTGCCATCAATGACATCTTTGTTCTCAAAGAGCATGGTAAAACATGCTTCGTCAATAGAAGTTGAGCATATAGGTGACTCTGTTATACCTAAACCCGCAGGTGTGGACTCCCACAGAGAAAGTTCTATGAAATCAAAGGGTTATGATCTAATTATCTAAATATAGTGTGATGCTCAAGATGACGCATTCTATATGAGGGTTGGTGAATTTTGTTTCCATAGGATATGAGGGTTGGTGATTTTTGGAGTTTTGAGGATAATGCATTTTATTAAGCGAAACAATATTCTAGACCCTAAAGTAATTGCAACTAGACCAACCTTTGTTTTTTCTGATTAACCACAAATCCAAACTCTATCTAGGCAACCTCCACCCATTTTAAACCTCAGTGTGAAGCAGCTTGAACACAAACTTTTCAATACCATAGCTGGTTTTCTTTGTTCTATTGGGAGCATTAAGGTCTATCTTCAGCCACTTTTGTCGATTTAGTAAGCCTAATATTATCCCCTATTGTCTGTTAAATTACTAATGCTTAACATGATCTGACCCAAAAAGCAAATCAGTAATTTAAGTTGTTAATTTTGATCACCCTTTGTGCTAATTAGAAGTCAAAGGTCAAGAGGTAGCCATGTAATTTTAGGTTCAAATCAACCGAGTAGACGGAGGACTCATTACCCATTTGATGATATAATATAGAAACATCAATATGACTATATCTATAAATATATTGGAAGGTCATGCATAGAATGTTACAGAAACAAATCAAGGGGGGTTGCTAGAAAGAAGTTGCGGACCTCTTTCTCTATTACCTGGTTTTGAGAGCAGTTGGTGATTTTGAATACCAGGCCTTGTTCTCTCCTTTAAAAGTCTCCCCTACCATTGCTCATTCCACAATCTCTCCCTTTCCATTTCCTAACCCAATTCTCTACATTCTCCAAAGGTTGTTGATCTTTTAAGGATAATCTCATTCAATCTTAGATTAGCCAGCACAGACAAGTTTGAAGGCATTTTGATCATCAAGAGCAATGACAGTCAAGAAAATCACATGTTGGACGTCTTTAGTCCCAAGCTGCTTCAAGTCTGAGTTCCAAGCTCCCAAGAACAAAGCTAAAGTTGTAGCAAAGCAGACATCATTCCAGAGGCTTTCGCTTTCGGATTTCAGTGATCCCAGCTCGACGACACTTTCAGAAGACCTCTCCATATCTCTTGCAGGCTCCAATCTTCATGTATTCACACTTGGGGAGCTGAAGGTGATCACACAGAGCTTCTCATCAAGCAACTTTATTGGGGAGGGTGGGTTTGGTCCGGTTCACAAAGGGTTCATTGATGACAAGCTTAGACCCAGTTTGGCTGCTCAGCCTGTGGCTGTTAAGCTCTTGGACCTGGATGGATCACAGGGACATAGAGAGTGGTTGGTGAGTACCCTTTTGCTCAATAATGAGAAATAATCACTTAGTGTTTTCTTGAATCCTCTGTTTTAATCATATTCTTAATTCTGATTTTGTAGACTGAGGTTATGTTTCTTGGGCAATTGAGGCATGCTCATCTTGTGAAGCTCATAGGGTATTGCTGTGAAGATGAACATAGGCTATTGGTGTATGAATACATGCCAAGAGGCAGCTTAGAGAACCAGCTATTTAGAAGTATGCTTTCTGAATCCTCACTACCAAATTCCCATTTTCATGAAACAATAATTTCAGTTACTAATTTAatgtttaatttttcttgGTGTGCAGGATATTCAGCATCACTACCATGGTCAACCAGAATGAAGATTGCTCTTGGAGCTGCAAAGGGTCTTGCTTTCCTACACGAAGCAGAGAAACCAGTCATATACCGCGATTTTAAAGCTTCGAACATCTTGTTAGATTCTGTAAGTATTGCTCTGCTTAGCATCTAACATGGTAGACATTCCTTGTGTTAATTCTAAATGCTCatgtatttttcaatttttgattTCCAGGACTATACCCCCAAGCTCTCAGATTTTGGTCTAGCAAAGGATGGTCCAGAAGGAGATGACACACATGTTTCAACACGAGTCATGGGTACACAAGGCTATGCTGCTCCTGAATACATTATGACTGGTACTAATATACACCACTCAGCTCAACCCTGTAAATAGATTGGTAATTTAGGCCATATGTTCGTTCACTAATTTATGTCGTCTATTTCAATTTGGTTTTAGGTCACTTGACGGCGATGAGTGATGTGTACAGCTTCGGTGTGGTACTGTTAGAGCTACTAACAGGAAGGAGATCGGTGGAGAAGAGCCGTCCTCATAGAGAGCAGAATTTAGTAGAATGGGCAAGGCCAATGCTGAATGAAAAACGAAAACTCAGCCGAATAATGGATCCGAGACTAGAAGGACAATACTCGGAAATGGGGGCCAGAAAGGCTGCTGCATTGGCTTACCAATGCCTCAGCCACCGACCTAAACAAAGACCAAAAATGTGTGATGTTGTCAAGACATTAGAACCACTCAAGGATTTTGATGACATTCCCATTGGACCCTTTGTGTACACAGTTCCTACCGACAAATCCGATAATTCGATCAAGGATGTGAAGGAAGCTAGTGCACAGA
This genomic interval from Argentina anserina chromosome 1, drPotAnse1.1, whole genome shotgun sequence contains the following:
- the LOC126794476 gene encoding serine/threonine-protein kinase RIPK isoform X2; this translates as MTVKKITCWTSLVPSCFKSEFQAPKNKAKVVAKQTSFQRLSLSDFSDPSSTTLSEDLSISLAGSNLHVFTLGELKVITQSFSSSNFIGEGGFGPVHKGFIDDKLRPSLAAQPVAVKLLDLDGSQGHREWLTEVMFLGQLRHAHLVKLIGYCCEDEHRLLVYEYMPRGSLENQLFRRYSASLPWSTRMKIALGAAKGLAFLHEAEKPVIYRDFKASNILLDSDYTPKLSDFGLAKDGPEGDDTHVSTRVMGTQGYAAPEYIMTGHLTAMSDVYSFGVVLLELLTGRRSVEKSRPHREQNLVEWARPMLNEKRKLSRIMDPRLEGQYSEMGARKAAALAYQCLSHRPKQRPKMCDVVKTLEPLKDFDDIPIGPFVYTVPTDKSDNSIKDVKEASAQREPKKKSSHQHQNQQLHGHWPHQRTISKSPNYHSENLVRQRRTSLDLNSPLHLVKGA
- the LOC126794476 gene encoding serine/threonine-protein kinase RIPK isoform X1, yielding MTVKKITCWTSLVPSCFKSEFQAPKNKAKVVAKQTSFQRLSLSDFSDPSSTTLSEDLSISLAGSNLHVFTLGELKVITQSFSSSNFIGEGGFGPVHKGFIDDKLRPSLAAQPVAVKLLDLDGSQGHREWLTEVMFLGQLRHAHLVKLIGYCCEDEHRLLVYEYMPRGSLENQLFRSMLSESSLPNSHFHETIISVTNLMFNFSWCAGYSASLPWSTRMKIALGAAKGLAFLHEAEKPVIYRDFKASNILLDSDYTPKLSDFGLAKDGPEGDDTHVSTRVMGTQGYAAPEYIMTGHLTAMSDVYSFGVVLLELLTGRRSVEKSRPHREQNLVEWARPMLNEKRKLSRIMDPRLEGQYSEMGARKAAALAYQCLSHRPKQRPKMCDVVKTLEPLKDFDDIPIGPFVYTVPTDKSDNSIKDVKEASAQREPKKKSSHQHQNQQLHGHWPHQRTISKSPNYHSENLVRQRRTSLDLNSPLHLVKGA